A DNA window from Camelina sativa cultivar DH55 chromosome 13, Cs, whole genome shotgun sequence contains the following coding sequences:
- the LOC104734305 gene encoding uncharacterized protein LOC104734305, which yields METKIPKSRIAGVQSVMPVEVTQHRKVRSISVGDAVGAGIFRRTLNIVTYYKEAGDVSGEKAWLVAGWIKESLGRALAEQPMLSGRLRRRKTAAEDGFEVVPNDSGVRLLEAQFPASLPEFLEMVKKDKSRAEAETVFWKDIDEDEPQYSPLFYVQVTNFESGGYSVGISCSILLADLLLETDFLTKWVQIQSSLAHSQTTAVKPIFYLPSLKQNYKKFLTEFTRSASVLDRGEPVVLRAKTCLKMSPACIVARKKTSADVFLFVKELGYGTVCDGMKVEIHPSRDEAISDCDCGGDLVETDDGVINKNLAFGERLEVTACWVGSVSKGVVFAVPSAFGDPKSLAKFIVALPKE from the exons ATGGAAACCAAAATCCCCAAGTCAAGGATAGCCGGAGTACAGAGCGTCATGCCGGTGGAAGTGACGCAACACCGGAAAGTTCGTTCCATATCCGTCGGAGATGCCGTCGGAGCTGGAATATTCCGGCGAACACTGAACATAGTTACGTATTACAAGGAAGCAGGTGATGTTAGTGGCGAGAAAGCGTGGTTAGTCGCCGGGTGGATTAAGGAGTCGTTAGGGAGAGCCTTGGCGGAGCAGCCGATGCTCTCCGGTAGGCTGCGGAGGAGGAAGACGGCGGCTGAGGATGGTTTTGAGGTCGTGCCCAACGACAGTGGCGTTAGGCTGTTGGAGGCTCAGTTTCCGGCGAGTTTGCCGGAGTTTCTTGAAATGGTGAAAAAAGACAAAAGCAGAGCTGAAGCAGAAACTGTCTTCTGGAAAgacattgatgaagatgaaccTCAGTACTCTCCATTGTTCTATGTTCAG GTGACTAATTTTGAGAGTGGTGGGTATTCAGTTGGGATAAGCTGCAGCATCCTGTTAGCGGATCTCCTCCTTGAGACAGATTTCTTGACCAAATGGGTTCAAATCCAAAGCTCTTTAGCCCATTCCCAGACCACAGCTGTCAAACCAATCTTCTACCTCCCTTCTCTCAAACAAAACTATAAGAAGTTCCTCACTGAATTTACGAGGTCAGCCTCTGTTCTCGACCGCGGTGAACCCGTTGTTCTTCGGGCCAAAACATGCCTGAAAATGTCACCAGCATGCATTGTGGCCCGCAAAAAAACGAGTGCGGATGTTTTCTTGTTCGTCAAGGAACTAGGTTATGGTACAGTATGTGATGGTATGAAGGTAGAGATACATCCATCAAGAGATGAAGCTATTAGCGATTGCGATTGCGGTGGCGATTTGGTGGAGACAGATGATGGAGTAATTAATAAGAATTTAGCGTTTGGGGAAAGACTTGAAGTTACGGCATGTTGGGTTGGGTCCGTCTCCAAAGGGGTTGTGTTTGCTGTGCCATCTGCTTTTGGAGATCCCAAGTCGCTTGCCAAATTTATTGTTGCACTACCAAAAGAGTAA
- the LOC104737806 gene encoding LOW QUALITY PROTEIN: F-box/LRR-repeat protein 25-like (The sequence of the model RefSeq protein was modified relative to this genomic sequence to represent the inferred CDS: inserted 2 bases in 1 codon; deleted 2 bases in 1 codon), with protein MEEEDDHATVAVRNPSHRFELPLKIKRSSDESVADSSSISDLPDEILQHILSYIPTKLAITTSVLSKRWRHVWTETPHLSFEWLKSVSPEVINKSLASYSASKITSFRLYTNFSDKACQVNKSIEFAMSHNVENLSLENSHNIFYKFPDVFYTNSSMKRVDLRDFDLIPKCIVSWTSLRILSLKPCEXSDKSVLKVLSGCPILETLTLYFCSSLKHLDLSKSLRLRRLEIERQSFYGAPIQSLQIVAPHIHYLRLRDCEAHCTFGDVSSLKEADVDVSYFHPRTCYHNFEPLDRNDLLVMVQKMIEAFQNVEKLTLGVNLLQMLSLSKIPTSLPLPMLKVNNLTLETSIRRSVVPGIERLLQNSPGLNKLTVYNTTESCHTELWGCVNRYLKKQGWRLEDKVFPTSWEYKVVEPKVVGSFMERFLANTKTLETLVVRLSRNCIARSTFEELSHSHIALTLSHNNNVSIVLKRTGGR; from the exons ATGGAAGAGGAAGACGACCACGCCACCGTCGCTGTACGAAACCCTAGCCACCGTTTTGAGCTTCCTCTCAAAATCAAACGATCGAGTGATGAATCAGTCGCTGACTCCTCCTCAATCAGCGATCTACCGGACGAAATTCTCCAACATATCTTGTCCTATATTCCGACTAAGTTGGCGATC ACAACCTCTGTGTTGTCCAAACGATGGAGACATGTATGGACGGAGACACCTCATCTCTCCTTTGAATGGCTCAAGAGTGTATCCCCTGAAGTGATAAACAAAAGCCTAGCCAGCTACTCGGCTTCCAAAATCACGAGTTTCCGACTCTATACCAATTTCAGCGACAAGGCTTGCCAGGTTAATAAATCGATCGAGTTTGCAATGTCTCACAACGTGGAAAATTTGTCTCTGGAGAACAGTCATAATATATTCTATAAGTTTCCTGATGTCTTCTACACCAACTCCTCTATGAAGCGAGTCGATTTGAGAGATTTCGATTTGATTCCCAAGTGCATTGTGTCTTGGACATCACTAAGGATCTTGTCTTTGAAACCTTGTGA CTCTGATAAATCCGTTCTTAAGGTTCTGTCTGGTTGTCCAATCCTAGAAACACTGACTTTGTACTTTTGCTCGTCACTCAAGCATCTTGATCTGAGTAAATCGCTGCGCTTGAGAAGATTGGAGATAGAACGCCAATCCTTTTATGGAGCACCAATCCAGTCTCTGCAGATTGTGGCGCCACATATCCATTATTTGAGATTGAGAGACTGTGAGGCACACTGCACTTTTGGTGATGTCTCTTCTTTAAAAGAAGCTGATGTCGACGTTAGCTATTTCCATCCTCGAACCTGTTATCATAATTTTGAGCCCTTGGACCGTAACGATCTTCTAGTCATGGTGCAAAAAATGATAGAAGCGTTTCAGAATGTAGAGAAACTTACTTTGGGGGTTAATTTACTTCAG atgTTATCTCTTTCCAAGATCCCTACTAGTCTTCCATTACCGATGCTCAAAGTCAATAATTTGACTCTTGAAACAAGTATTAGGCGATCTGTGGTTCCTGGTATAGAAAGGCTACTACAAAACTCACCTGGATTAAACAAGTTAACAGTTTACAACACAACTGAGAGTTGCCACACCGAACTG TGGGGCTGTGTCAACAGATACTTGAAGAAGCAAGGTTGGAGATTGGAAGATAAAGTCTTTCCGACCTCGTGGGAGTATAAAGTTGTAGAGCCGAAAGTCGTTGGTTCGTTCATGGAACGTTTTCTGGcaaacacaaaaaccctagaaacatTGGTTGTCCGTTTATCGAGAAATTGCATTGCTAGATCAACATTTGAAGAGCTGTCTCACTCTCACATCGCTCTCACTCTTTCTCATAACAATAACGTCTCTATCGTGCTCAAGCGAACCGGTGGTCGATAG
- the LOC104734311 gene encoding F-box/LRR-repeat protein At5g02910-like, whose amino-acid sequence MTGDSIAGGMDLISALPDAILHIILSHFPTKFVIRTSVLSKRWKHVWSDTPTLSIDCSEADPDSLNRTLANYSAPRITSFDLRVSRKAQYIITLVEFAVSRNTEKLSLDFRDDCVCFYSFPGSFYASSSLNQLVVDSGVFDTVHVSWTSLKDLSLSFCKISDETLAKIVSGSPLLESLTLHHCDEIGNLDLSELMKLKRLDIDNEGPTQIVAPHIHCLRVRHSHRKCSLVDVSSLTEAYLNIYSSNCYYFKADFVQVYVLNMLEKLQNVKNLAFGAAFLQMLSLAEFCDIPFPMLKVEVLTLETMIVPSVIPGIAKLLQNSPGVKFLKLDLVNSKMISDWDLNYYLDLKGLDQNQCWIPKDLDFSTSLEPKLMTSFMEFLLENTREDNTSQYNW is encoded by the exons ATGACCGGAGATTCAATCGCCGGCGGTATGGATTTAATCAGCGCCTTGCCGGACGCAATTCTCCATATTATCTTATCCCATTTTCCGACCAAGTTCGTGATCAGAACCTCCGTCTTGTCTAAGCGATGGAAACATGTATGGTCCGACACACCTACTCTCTCCATCGATTGCAGCGAAGCCGACCCTGATTCGTTGAACAGAACCCTGGCTAACTACTCTGCTCCCAGAATCACGAGTTTCGACCTCCGTGTCAGCAGAAAGGCTCAATACATCATCACCTTGGTCGAATTCGCCGTTTCTCGTAACACCGAGAAGCTTTCTCTTGACTTCCGTGATGACTGTGTTTGTTTTTACAGTTTCCCTGGTTCCTTCTACGCAAGCTCTTCTCTAAATCAACTCGTTGTCGACTCTGGGGTTTTTGATACGGTTCACGTGTCTTGGACATCTCTAAAGGACTTGTCTTTGAGTTTCTGTAAAATCTCTGATGAGACTTTAGCTAAGATCGTCTCTGGTTCACCACTGCTCGAAAGCTTGACGTTGCATCACTGTGATGAAATTGGGAATCTTGATCTGAGCGAACTGATGAAGCTAAAGAGATTGGATATAGATAATGAGGGACCAACGCAGATCGTGGCGCCGCATATCCATTGTTTGAGAGTGAGACACTCTCATAGGAAATGTAGTTTAGTGGATGTCTCTTCTTTAACCGAAGCTTACTTGAACATCTACTCTTCGAATTGTTATTATTTCAAAGCTGATTTTGTTCAAGTTTATGTGCTTAATATGCTTGAAAAGTTGCAGAATGTGAAGAACCTTGCTTTTGGTGCGGCCTTTCTTCAG ATGTTATCTCTTGCCGAATTCTGTGATATTCCTTTTCCGATGCTCAAAGTTGAAGTTTTGACTCTTGAGACGATGATTGTTCCTTCTGTCATTCCTGGTATAGCAAAGCTGCTACAAAACTCACCTGGAGTGAAGTTTCTGAAACTAGACTTAGTGAACAGCAAGATGATATCG GATTGGGATCTTAATTACTACTTGGATTTGAAAGGCTTGGATCAGAATCAGTGCTGGATACCAAAAGATTTGGACTTCTCGACTTCTTTAGAACCGAAACTCATGACTTCATTCATGGAATTTCTACTGGAAAACACTAGAGAAGACAATACATCTCAGTACAATTGGTGA